From a region of the Notolabrus celidotus isolate fNotCel1 chromosome 14, fNotCel1.pri, whole genome shotgun sequence genome:
- the LOC117825717 gene encoding serine/threonine-protein phosphatase 2A 65 kDa regulatory subunit A beta isoform — protein MAGADGDDSLYPIAVLIDELRNEDVQLRLNSIKKLSTIALALGVERTRTELLPFLTDTIYDEDEVLLALAEQLGNFTMLVGGPEYVHCLLPPLESLATVEETVVRDKAVESLRKISQEHSPVDLEVHFEPLVKRLASGDWFTSRTSACGLFSVCYPRVSSTVKAEIRQHFRTLCSDDTPMVRRAAASKLGEFAKVLELDYVKSDIISLFTALASDEQDSVRLLAVEACVSIATLLPQEDLETLVMPTLRQAAEDKSWRVRYMVADKFSELQKAVGPEITKNDLVPAFQNLLKDCEAEVRAAAANKVKEFCENLPEDSREQIIMTHILPCVKELVSDTNQHVKSALASVIMGLSTILGKDNTIEHLLPLFLAQLKDECPEVRLNIISNLDCVNEVIGIRQLSQSLLPAIVELAEDAKWRVRLAIIEYMPLLAGQLGVEFFDEKLNTLCMAWLIDHVYAIREAATCNLMKLVEKFGAEWAQNTIVPKVLGMANDPNYLHRMTTLFCINALSEACGQDITTKQMLPVVLKMSNDQVANVRFNVAKSLQKIGPILDSNALQTEVKPVLEKLATDTDMDVKYFAQEAISVLALA, from the exons ATggcaggagctgatggagacgACTCTCTCTACCCTATCGCCGTTCTCATTGACGAACTGCGCAATGAGGACGTCCAG TTACGACTGAACAGCATCAAAAAGCTGTCCACAATCGCCCTGGCCCTCGGTGTCGAGAGGACCCGCACTGAACTTCTACCTTTCCTCACAG ACACCATCTACGATGAAGATGAGGTGCTGTTGGCCTTGGCTGAGCAGCTTGGCAATTTCACTATGCTGGTTGGAGGGCCAGAGTACGTCCACTGTCTCTTG CCTCCTCTGGAGAGTCTTGCGACAGTAGAGGAGACAGTTGTCAGAGACAAAGCTGTGGAGTCCCTGCGGAAGATCTCTCAGGAGCACTCTCCAGTTGACTTGGAGGTCCACTTTGAGCCTTTGGTCAAGCGGCTGGCCAGCGGTGACTGGTTCACCTCTCGCACATCTGCCTGTGGTCTCTTTAGTGTGTGTTATCCTCGTGTCTCCAGCACTGTCAAGGCAGAGATTCGTCA GCATTTCCGCACCTTGTGCTCAGATGATACACCCATGGTGCGTCGTGCTGCAGCATCTAAACTGGGAGAGTTTGCTAAAGTCTTGGAGCTGGATTATGTCAAAAGTGACATTATTTCCCTCTTCACTGCTCTGGCATCTGATGAGCAG GACTCAGTGCGGCTGCTTGCCGTGGAGGCATGTGTCAGCATTGCCACTTTGCTGCCTCAGGAGGACCTGGAGACACTGGTGATGCCAACTCTGCGCCAGGCTGCAGAAGACAAATCCTGGAGGGTTCGCTACATGGTGGCCGACAAGTTCTCTGAG CTCCAGAAAGCAGTGGGACCAGAGATCACCAAGAACGATCTGGTCCCGGCCTTCCAGAACCTTCTAAAGGACTGTGAAGCTGAAGTCCGTGCTGCTGCAGCCAACAAAGTCAAAG AATTCTGTGAGAATCTCCCAGAGGACAGTCGTGAGCAAATTATTATGACTCATATCCTGCCCTGTGTCAAG GAACTGGTTTCAGACACCAACCAGCATGTGAAGTCAGCTCTGGCCTCAGTCATCATGGGCCTGTCAACCATCCTGGGCAAGGACAACACAATAGAGCACTTACTGCCGCTCTTCCTGGCTCAGCTCAAGGACGAG TGTCCCGAGGTGCGTCTCAACATCATCTCCAACCTGGACTGTGTGAACGAGGTGATTGGCATCCGTCAGCTCTCCCAGTCTCTACTGCCGGCCATCGTGGAGCTGGCAGAGGACGCAAAGTGGAGGGTCCGCCTCGCCATCATTGAGTACATGCCCCTGTTGGCAGGACAGCTG GGAGTCGAATTTTTCGATGAGAAACTCAACACCCTCTGCATGGCCTGGCTCATCGACCACG TGTACGCCATCCGTGAGGCAGCCACCTGTAATCTGATGAAGCTGGTGGAGAAGTTTGGAGCTGAGTGGGCTCAGAACACCATCGTCCCTAAAGTGCTGGGCATGGCCAACGACCCCAATTACCTCCACAGGATGACCACTCTATTCTGCATCAAT GCTTTGTCTGAGGCATGCGGTCAGGATATCACCACCAAGCAGATGCTTCCTGTGGTCCTTAAAATGTCCAACGACCAGGTGGCCAACGTACGCTTCAACGTGGCGAAATCCCTTCAGAAGATCGGCCCCATCCTCGACAGCAA TGCCCTTCAAACAGAAGTGAAGCCAGTGCTGGAGAAACTGgccacagacacagacatggaTGTCAAGTACTTTGCCCAGGAGGCGATCAGTG TTCTGGCCCTAGCATAA
- the med29 gene encoding mediator of RNA polymerase II transcription subunit 29 isoform X1 — protein MIHSALGKMASQQQPGVPMAQSGLQQAASLQQQQQQLSQQQDFDPVHRFKMLIPQLKESLQNLMKIASLNLAHNTSIDNGMFSKSSDTSVQRFDKSLEEFYALCDQLELCLRLAYECLSQSIDSAKHSPNLVPTATKPDTVQTESMSYAQYLGMIKSQISCAKDIHNALLECSKKIAGKGQPQGII, from the exons ATGATCCACTCAGCGCTGGGCAAGATGGCGTCCCAGCAGCAGCCCGGTGTGCCGATGGCACAATCAGGATTACAACAAGCCGCTtcattacaacaacaacagcagcaactcAGCCAACAGCAGGATTTCGACCCTGTTCATAGATTTAAGATGCTAATTCCTCAACTGAaggagagtctgcag AATTTAATGAAGATTGCATCCCTGAATTTGGCCCATAACACGTCAATTGACAACGGCAT GTTTAGCAAAAGTAGCGACACATCTGTGCAGCGCTTTGATAAAAGTCTGGAGGAGTTTTATGCCCTGTGTGATCAACTGGAGCTGTGTTTG CGACTGGCGTATGAGTGCCTCTCCCAGAGCATTGACAGCGCCAAACATTCACCCAACCTGGTACCAACAGCCACCAAGCCAGACACAGTGCAGACTGAGTCCATGTCTTATGCCCAGTACCTCGGCATGATCAAGTCTCAGATATCCTGCGCCAAAGATATCCACAATGCTTTGCTGGAGTGTTCCAAGAAGATTGCAGGAAAGGGACAGCCTCAGGGAATCATATAG
- the med29 gene encoding mediator of RNA polymerase II transcription subunit 29 isoform X2 translates to MIHSALGKMASQQQPGVPMAQSGLQQAASLQQQQQQLSQQQDFDPVHRFKMLIPQLKESLQNLMKIASLNLAHNTSIDNGIKSSDTSVQRFDKSLEEFYALCDQLELCLRLAYECLSQSIDSAKHSPNLVPTATKPDTVQTESMSYAQYLGMIKSQISCAKDIHNALLECSKKIAGKGQPQGII, encoded by the exons ATGATCCACTCAGCGCTGGGCAAGATGGCGTCCCAGCAGCAGCCCGGTGTGCCGATGGCACAATCAGGATTACAACAAGCCGCTtcattacaacaacaacagcagcaactcAGCCAACAGCAGGATTTCGACCCTGTTCATAGATTTAAGATGCTAATTCCTCAACTGAaggagagtctgcag AATTTAATGAAGATTGCATCCCTGAATTTGGCCCATAACACGTCAATTGACAACGGCAT CAAAAGTAGCGACACATCTGTGCAGCGCTTTGATAAAAGTCTGGAGGAGTTTTATGCCCTGTGTGATCAACTGGAGCTGTGTTTG CGACTGGCGTATGAGTGCCTCTCCCAGAGCATTGACAGCGCCAAACATTCACCCAACCTGGTACCAACAGCCACCAAGCCAGACACAGTGCAGACTGAGTCCATGTCTTATGCCCAGTACCTCGGCATGATCAAGTCTCAGATATCCTGCGCCAAAGATATCCACAATGCTTTGCTGGAGTGTTCCAAGAAGATTGCAGGAAAGGGACAGCCTCAGGGAATCATATAG
- the mlf1 gene encoding myeloid leukemia factor 1, with translation MFNSNVRESEEDPFFSDQFRAHRDQMRHMMTRSFSEPFGGLSMPSLMDGRNRGRDMIEHPSSSSALRDEHRDMMRNPFGMFDNMMSNMRNRMEDMHRNFGNMPTDSNSHSFSSSSVMTYSKVGNEPPKVFQSSSTTRRAPGGIRETRQALKDSESGVEKMSIGHHIQDRGHVVEKKFNKKTGEKEFNQDFQNLDESEAQTFDVEWQQELSKFQSSAPMSRLAEPRLRGVHRAALTGPEQVHGDKPKDKTEGKGNVKFSDSAKQ, from the exons ATGTTCAACAGTAATGTCAGGGAGTCTGAGGAGGATCCGTTTTTTTC GGATCAATTCAGGGCACACAGGGATCAAATGCGCCACATGATGACGCGCAGCTTTTCAGAGCCATTTGGTGGACTCTCAATGCCCAGTTTAATGGATGGGAGAAACCGTGGTCGTGACATGATAGAACATCCCAGCTCATCCTCGGCACTCAGGGACGAACACAGG GACATGATGAGGAACCCTTTCGGTATGTTTGACAACATGATGTCCAACATGAGAAACAGGATGGAGGACATGCACAGAAACTTT GGGAACATGCCCACAGATTCAAACTCCCACTCATTCAGCTCCTCATCAGTCATGACGTATTCCAAAGTTGGAAACGAGCCCCCCAAGGTCTTCCAGTCGAGCTCAACAACACGCCGTGCCCCTGGAGGG ATCAGGGAGACAAGGCAAGCACTTAAAGACTCCGAAAGCGGTGTGGAGAAGATGTCCATCGGTCACCATATCCAGGACAGGGGACATGTTGTTGAGAAGAAATTCAACAAGAAGACAGGAGAGAAGGAATTCAATCAAGACTTTCAGAATCTGGATGAAT CTGAGGCACAGACTTTTGACGTAGAGTGGCAGCAGGAATTATCCAAGTTCCAGTCTTCTGCTCCCATGTCTCGTCTGGCAGAACCTCGACTCCGAGGTGTTCACAGGGCGGCACTCACTGGTCCTGAGCAGGTCCACGG AGACAAGCCAAAAGACAAGACTGAGGGTAAAGGCAATGTGAAATTCTCAGACTCAGCAAAGCAGTGA